One genomic window of Gossypium hirsutum isolate 1008001.06 chromosome D11, Gossypium_hirsutum_v2.1, whole genome shotgun sequence includes the following:
- the LOC107912280 gene encoding transcription factor bHLH67 isoform X2: MLVTERGTQKEKKKEFRAFTSTTAKLFMERPQGPINPYFLGEHSEVECLEQGFISCERLKLGEEEEEAHFSIPSFEEKMPFLQMLQSVESPQLFAFKEPNFQTLLRLQHMKKPWELNTNPFIPEMETQVQALELESCVTHETVLDLHSPVKSETKELKKSPPSSSCVEVLSSGSNQHQPKSDNCSREPNLGSSSQKIFTKSPPITRERRKRKRTKAAKNKEEVECQRMTHIAVERNRRRQMNDYLNSLRSLMPPCYIQRGDQASIIAGAIDFVKELEQLLQSLEAQKRTRKVEESNNSMSNPAMEIHQQEYENGSEDGHCGEEVKAESKTGAAEVEVNVTHNHVNLKIQCSRRAGQLIQAIVTLETLRLTILHLNITTSRASVLYSFNLKVLEVTNLFG; this comes from the exons ATGTTGGTAACTGAGAGAGGGACacagaaggagaaaaagaaagaatttaggGCATTTACTTCAACTACTGCTAAGCTGTTTATGGAGAGGCCCCAAGGACCCATTAATCCTTAT TTCCTAGGAGAGCATTCGGAGGTGGAATGCTTAGAACAAGGTTTTATTAGCTGTGAGAGATTAAAGcttggagaagaagaagaagaagcacacTTTTCAATACCAAGCTTTGAAGAGAAAATGCCATTCCTTCAGATGCTTCAGAGCGTGGAGTCTCCTCAGCTTTTTGCCTTTAAAGAACCCAACTTCCAGACACTTCTGAGACTGCAACACATGAAGAAGCCTTGGGAGCTAAACACCAATCCTTTTATTCCTGAAATGGAAACCCAAGTTCAAGCCCTCGAGCTGGAAAGTTGTGTCACCCATGAAACAGTACTCGACTTACATTCACCAGTCAAATCCGAGACCAAAGAGCTTAAGAAAAGCCCACCTTCAAGCTCATGCGTTGAAGTTCTCAGCTCTGGGTCTAACCAACACCAACCAAAGTCTGACAATTGTAGCAGAGAACCCAACTTGGGCTCCTCATCTCAGAAGATTTTCACAAAGTCCCCTCCGATTACTAGAGAACGAAGAAAGCGAAAACGAACGAAGGCAGCCAAGAACAAAGAAGAAGTTGAATGCCAACGCATGACCCACATTGCCGTTGAACGAAACCGTAGACGTCAAATGAACGATTATCTAAATTCTCTCCGCTCTCTCATGCCTCCATGTTATATCCAAAGA GGTGACCAAGCGTCAATCATAGCTGGTGCAATTGACTTCGTTAAGGAGCTAGAGCAACTTCTTCAATCCCTGGAAGCACAGAAGAGAACGAGAAAAGTCGAGGAAAGCAACAATAGCATGTCAAATCCCGCCATGGAAATTCATCAGCAAGAATATGAAAATGGATCTGAAGATGGACATTGCGGGGAGGAAGTAAAAGCAGAAAGCAAAACAGGTGCAGCTGAAGTAGAGGTTAATGTAACACACAATCATGTCAACTTAAAGATTCAGTGTTCAAGAAGAGCTGGTCAGTTGATACAAGCCATTGTCACCCTGGAAACTCTTAGATTAACGATTTTGCACCTCAACATCACCACTTCGCGAGCATCTGTTCTTTACTCGTTCAATCTCAAG GTTCTTGAGGTGACAAACCTTTTTGGGTAA
- the LOC107912280 gene encoding transcription factor bHLH67 isoform X1 yields MLVTERGTQKEKKKEFRAFTSTTAKLFMERPQGPINPYFLGEHSEVECLEQGFISCERLKLGEEEEEAHFSIPSFEEKMPFLQMLQSVESPQLFAFKEPNFQTLLRLQHMKKPWELNTNPFIPEMETQVQALELESCVTHETVLDLHSPVKSETKELKKSPPSSSCVEVLSSGSNQHQPKSDNCSREPNLGSSSQKIFTKSPPITRERRKRKRTKAAKNKEEVECQRMTHIAVERNRRRQMNDYLNSLRSLMPPCYIQRGDQASIIAGAIDFVKELEQLLQSLEAQKRTRKVEESNNSMSNPAMEIHQQEYENGSEDGHCGEEVKAESKTGAAEVEVNVTHNHVNLKIQCSRRAGQLIQAIVTLETLRLTILHLNITTSRASVLYSFNLKMEDDSALRSADEIAAAVHQIFS; encoded by the exons ATGTTGGTAACTGAGAGAGGGACacagaaggagaaaaagaaagaatttaggGCATTTACTTCAACTACTGCTAAGCTGTTTATGGAGAGGCCCCAAGGACCCATTAATCCTTAT TTCCTAGGAGAGCATTCGGAGGTGGAATGCTTAGAACAAGGTTTTATTAGCTGTGAGAGATTAAAGcttggagaagaagaagaagaagcacacTTTTCAATACCAAGCTTTGAAGAGAAAATGCCATTCCTTCAGATGCTTCAGAGCGTGGAGTCTCCTCAGCTTTTTGCCTTTAAAGAACCCAACTTCCAGACACTTCTGAGACTGCAACACATGAAGAAGCCTTGGGAGCTAAACACCAATCCTTTTATTCCTGAAATGGAAACCCAAGTTCAAGCCCTCGAGCTGGAAAGTTGTGTCACCCATGAAACAGTACTCGACTTACATTCACCAGTCAAATCCGAGACCAAAGAGCTTAAGAAAAGCCCACCTTCAAGCTCATGCGTTGAAGTTCTCAGCTCTGGGTCTAACCAACACCAACCAAAGTCTGACAATTGTAGCAGAGAACCCAACTTGGGCTCCTCATCTCAGAAGATTTTCACAAAGTCCCCTCCGATTACTAGAGAACGAAGAAAGCGAAAACGAACGAAGGCAGCCAAGAACAAAGAAGAAGTTGAATGCCAACGCATGACCCACATTGCCGTTGAACGAAACCGTAGACGTCAAATGAACGATTATCTAAATTCTCTCCGCTCTCTCATGCCTCCATGTTATATCCAAAGA GGTGACCAAGCGTCAATCATAGCTGGTGCAATTGACTTCGTTAAGGAGCTAGAGCAACTTCTTCAATCCCTGGAAGCACAGAAGAGAACGAGAAAAGTCGAGGAAAGCAACAATAGCATGTCAAATCCCGCCATGGAAATTCATCAGCAAGAATATGAAAATGGATCTGAAGATGGACATTGCGGGGAGGAAGTAAAAGCAGAAAGCAAAACAGGTGCAGCTGAAGTAGAGGTTAATGTAACACACAATCATGTCAACTTAAAGATTCAGTGTTCAAGAAGAGCTGGTCAGTTGATACAAGCCATTGTCACCCTGGAAACTCTTAGATTAACGATTTTGCACCTCAACATCACCACTTCGCGAGCATCTGTTCTTTACTCGTTCAATCTCAAG ATGGAGGACGACTCTGCGCTAAGATCAGCGGATGAAATAGCAGCAGCAGTTCATCAAATATTCagctaa
- the LOC107912281 gene encoding NDR1/HIN1-like protein 12: MTQEGKPKTPKHSQGGTGRSCGLCLFIFLLLAGASAVAVCLIYRPRKPRFAVVGAAIYQLNATSQPIISTSMQFTIVTRNPNRRVSIFYDKLQASVSYRNQQITPAMDLPPLYQEAKSTVALTPLLGSGTVPASAEVVNGLMMDEAYGVVALRVVLLGKLRWKAGAIKTVKYGVYVKCDVWVDLKKGAVGPVPLLGAPPCKVDI, translated from the coding sequence ATGACACAAGAAGGAAAACCCAAGACACCAAAACACAGCCAAGGAGGCACAGGCCGGTCCTGTGGCTTATGCCTTTTCATTTTCCTCCTCTTGGCAGGAGCATCAGCAGTTGCTGTGTGCCTCATCTACCGTCCCCGCAAGCCTCGTTTCGCTGTAGTAGGTGCAGCTATCTACCAACTCAACGCCACCTCACAACCCATCATTTCCACTTCCATGCAGTTCACCATCGTGACAAGAAACCCCAACAGGAGAGTCTCTATCTTTTACGACAAGTTGCAAGCTTCTGTTTCGTACAGAAACCAGCAGATTACTCCCGCAATGGACTTGCCACCACTGTACCAAGAGGCAAAGAGCACGGTGGCACTGACCCCTCTGCTGGGTAGCGGGACGGTGCCAGCATCGGCGGAAGTGGTGAATGGACTGATGATGGATGAGGCGTACGGAGTGGTGGCGCTGAGGGTGGTGTTGCTGGGGAAGTTGAGATGGAAAGCTGGTGCTATAAAGACAGTGAAGTACGGTGTTTATGTGAAATGTGATGTTTGGGTTGACTTGAAGAAGGGTGCGGTAGGGCCGGTGCCATTGCTTGGAGCTCCTCCTTGTAAAGTAGATATATGA